Genomic window (Sandaracinaceae bacterium):
ACAACAGCAGATCCAGGTCGTGCATGAAGTCGCTGACGTTCTCGTCCGGCACCGACGCGACCATGTGGAAGTGCGTCGACATCACCACCATCACGTGGATCTTCACCCCGTGCCTCTGCGCGAAGAGCGCGAGGTAGTAGCAGACGAGGTCGTTCAGCGCGCCGTCCGGCCGGAGCAAGAACCTCCGCCCCTCCACGCGCCGCGTGATCGCGTAGACGGCGTTCGGCTCGATGTAGCGCGGCGGGGTCACGCCCGACGCCACCGCACCCGTCATGCCGATGCCCCATCAAGCAATTCCGAGCACTTACGAGCGCGGATCGGCGGGGGTGGCGGGCACGGGGGTGGCGGACGCCGGCCGCGAGGGGGGTCCAGGCGAGGCTCAGGGCGCGACCGTCGCCCGGATGAACGAGACCAGCCGATCGAGGACGGAGTCGGGGATGGTGTGTCCGCCCTCGAACGGGACGAACGTGACCTCGGTCCCCCCGCGCTCGAAATGCCCCCGAAGCCGCTCGGCGGCGTCGAAGCGCAGCAACGGATCGCCGCGGCCGTGGCTCATGAACACCGCACGGGGTGCGCGCTCCATGCGTGACCGCCAGCGGGCCTCGTCCACTGGTCCCCCGCTCATGATGACCAACGCCGCGGGCCTCTCGCTCCACTCCAGCGACGCCGCCGTCGCGAGCATCGCGCCCTGGCTGAAGCCCGCGAGCACCGTCCGCGAGGGCTCGATCCGACCGCGCGCGTGAAGCCGCTCGAGCAGCGCGATCAGGTCGCGTCGCGCCTCCGCGAGCCCGGGCGGCGTCTCCTCGCCGCGATCGGTGGGCCGACGCAAGCCCTCCGGGTCGATGGGCCACCACGCGCGACCGGTCGGGGGACGCTCGAGCGGCGCCGCCGGCACCGCGACTCGCACCCCCGCGCGGCGTCGCAGATGCCCAGCGAGCGGCACCAGGTCGTCGCCCGGCGCCCCCCAGCCGTGGAGCAACACGACCACTGGCGCCTCGCCC
Coding sequences:
- a CDS encoding alpha/beta fold hydrolase, with amino-acid sequence MKGATLAAASLSLLLGCGGERQAEPTRLGAEPSARELSVRWAGPEEGEAPVVVLLHGWGAPGDDLVPLAGHLRRRAGVRVAVPAAPLERPPTGRAWWPIDPEGLRRPTDRGEETPPGLAEARRDLIALLERLHARGRIEPSRTVLAGFSQGAMLATAASLEWSERPAALVIMSGGPVDEARWRSRMERAPRAVFMSHGRGDPLLRFDAAERLRGHFERGGTEVTFVPFEGGHTIPDSVLDRLVSFIRATVAP